A region of the Streptococcus suis genome:
ATGTGGAAGAAGGAACCGTCACGTTTTTCAACTTTATCTGTCGCTACAAGGGCACCACGGCTGTCACGGTAGCTGGTCCCCAAAATCATGCCCTGGTTAAAGAGTTTTTGGAAGGGCTCTTTGGTCGGCACAACGCCGATATCATAGAGGAACTTGTGCCAGAAGCGAGCGTAGAGCAGGTGAAGGACTGCGTGCTCAGCACCACCGATGTAGATGTCCACTGGCAACCAAGCTTTGAGAAGCTCCTCGTCTGCCAATTTCTCATCGTTGTGCGGGTCGATGTAGCGGAGGTAGTACCAGCTAGAGCCCGCCCATTGTGGCATGGTGTTGGTCTCACGGCGACCTTTAACACCGTCTTCACGCACCACTTCCAACCAGTCTGTCAGGTTAGCAAGCGGTGATTCGCCTGTACCTGAAGGCTTGATGTCTGAGGTTTTTGGCAATACCAGAGGTAACTCATTTTCTGGTACTGCTGTGGAAGTGCCATCTTCCCAGTGGATGATTGGAATTGGCTCACCCCAATAACGCTGACGGCTGAAGAGCCAGTCACGGAGGCGGTAAGAAATTTTCTCCTGACCGACACCATTTTCTTCCAGCCAAGCTACCATTTGGGCAATAGCTTCTTCCTTGTTAAGACCATCTAGGAAATCAGAATTGATATGGGCACCATCCTCTGTGTAAGGAGCTTCTTCTACATTGCCACCTTCCAGAACTGGAATGATGTCCAAGCCAAACTGCTTGGCAAATTCCCAGTCACGCTCATCATGAGCGGGAACGGCCATGATAGCACCTGTTCCGTAACTTGCCAGCACATAGTCCGCAATCCAGATTGGAATTTCTTTGTTATTAACAGGGTTGATGGCGTAGGCACCAGTCCAAACACCTGTCTTGTCTTTAGCCAAGTCAGTACGAGCCAGGTCTGATTTGAGAGAGGCTTGGCGTTTGTATTCTGCCACAGCTTCTGCTTGTTCAGCTGATGTGATACTATCTACCAAGTCATGCTCAGGAGCAAGAACTGCATAGGTGGCACCGAAAAGGGTGTCAGGACGAGTTGTAAAGACTGTGAAGTCCTTGTCTGTGTCCTTGATCTTGAAGGTCACATTGGCACCAGTTGACTTACCAATCCAGTTGCGTTGCATATCCTTAATAGACTCTGGCCAATCAACATCATCTAGGTCGTTGAGCAAGCGTTCTGCGTAGGCAGTGATTTTCAACATCCATTGACGCATTGGCTTGCGGACAACGGGGTAGCCACCACGTTCAGACGTTCCGTCAGGAAGGACCTCTTCGTTGGCGATAGCTGTTCCCAATTCTTCTACCCAGTTGACAGGCACTTCTGCCTCGTAGGCGAGGCCTTTTTCATATAACTTGGTGAAAATCCACTGAGTCCACTTGTAGTAGTTAGGGTCTGTCGTATTGACCTCGCGGTCCCAGTCGTAAGAAAAGCCAAGGGCGTTAATCTGACGTTTGAAGTTGGCAATATTTTCCGCCGTAAAGTCAGCTGGGTCATTACCTGTGTCCATAGCGTATTGCTCTGCTGGCAAACCAAAGGCATCCCAACCCATTGGGTGAAGAACGTTGTAGCCCTGGGCACGCTTGTAACGACTGAGAATGTCCGTCGCAGTATAGCCCTCAGGGTGACCAACGTGCAAGCCCGCACCAGACGGATAAGGGAACATATCTAGGGCGTAAAAGTTTGGCTTGTCCGCATCTGTTCCCGTCTTAAAAGTGTGATTTTTCGCCCAAAATTCCTGCCATTTGGGCTCGATTTCCTTGTGATTGTAGAATCTCATGTCATTTCTCCATGTCAATAAATTATCTTTACTATTATATCATGAAATTAGGAAAGAAAAAAGCAGGATAATAAAAACCTGCTAACAGAGAAAGATTACTTCTTGCGTTCCACACTTGCATTTGGAATGTTTTTCGCAAAAAATTCTGCTGACTGTTTATCAAAAAATGGTCCTGCAATCTGGTTTCCAAATTGGTCCACCACAATCCATTCTTGCATAATGCTCACCTCCCTTCGCATCATTTATAAATCGTCTAGAGATAGTTTACCTGTTCGCAAATCACATTCAATATCCTTAGCAAATTTCTCTGTTAGACGCTGACGATTGTACAATTCTTTTACCCGCCGTGTGACATCTAAACAGATGATTTCACCACCATCATCTATTTCTACTTCTATTTTTCCTGGGCGATAAATCGTCCAGTTACCATTTCCTTTTCCCAACTCTCTGACAAAAAATCCTTCTGGCCGCCATTTATTTAGTACAAATTTCAGCGTCCCCTGATCCGCGAATGATACACGCGGTGTAAAAACAACTTTCGTTACCTTCATGGCTTCTCCCTAGTTAGCATTGTAACCAAAAACTCTCGTCCGCAAGGTTTCCTTCCACCAAGCTTCACGAGCTAAGATGAGATGATCATCTACTTTTCCATTATAATTTTCTAAAAGGCTATATTGAAAATTGGTCTTGATATAGTCAAAACCTTCATCCTTAATTAGTTGACGTAATTCTTTATTACCTCCGTGACCATTATTGACATAGGATTGCCAACGCGACAAAAGCATGCCGCTATCACCGGTCGCAGAACCAACATAATGCTTGCCCGTTTGTCTATCTGTCAATAAATAGACAGCCTTTTGATTGCCAAGGGCTGTTAACCAATCCTGCTTTTGCAGTCGGAAGATACTATCCAGTTGGTAATAAGATAGACGGATATTATCATAACCAGGAAAGTCATCCCCCGTCCAAGGTGTAGGAAGCAGTTCTCGAATAACGATGTCCTTTGCAGAACGTTCAAAATAACGCACCGTTGAAATTCCAACTTTAAAATCAATAATCAGGCGATCGAAATAAGCAGCAAACTCCTCCTGCACCTTTCCTTCATAAGACTTCCCAGAGATGACAGGTAGCTGTTCTGTTATTTCCTTCACCGTTGTTAATAACCATTTATTGTGACCGACTTTAATAAAGTTGATCACAATCTCTCCAACACGAAAATAGTTTTTTCCTTCTGGATTGTAAAAAATATTCCAATTATTTACTTGTTCCTTGTCCGCTAGATAGTAGGACTTAGTATAATCCACACTACCTTCCCAGACATGGAAACGTAGCTTTACTTTGGGTAAGGCTTCATCAGAAAAATGAAATAAATCTTTTAAGGTCAAAGTGTTCATCAGTTTCTCCTTTACCTATGGGTTAAGTATTGACTGGTAAGTCAATACTTGGTATACGTAGTATATCAAGGCAAATTCTTCTCTCTAAACGATAAACCTTCCTAAAGTTACGTAAGAACCAACACAAAAAAGGATAATTGCATTCTACCGAGTAGGTTGCAACTTATCCTTTTTCATATTATTCACCCAGAACCGAATCCACAATGACTTCAAAATCCGTCCGTTCATCACGCGCCTTGATGCCAGCCTTGACATCAAGAACATAGTCCGTGATAATACCGTCAACTTCCGAATTGACAAAGCGTTGGATGGATTCTTCCGTATTGACTGTCCAGACGATAACTTTCTTGCCTTGGGCTTTTAGGTCGGCAACCTTTTCTGGACTAGCTTCTGCCTCTTCCATAATCAGATAATCGCCCTGCAAATCTTCTGTCTGACCGATGGAGAAGTAATAGAGATAACCAGACACCATCTCAGGATAGGTTTCTTCGATGTAGGTAATCAGCTTGTAGTCCAAGGACAGCAGAGCCACTTCCTCTTCAACACCATAGGCCTTGACCATGGCAACAATGTCATCCACCATTTGCTTATCTGCTGTTTTCCCCTTCAGTTCGATAAAGAGGCCGATCTTGCCTTTACTTGCTTCGATAACCTCCTCAATCGTGGGAACAGGCTGAGCTGGACGGCTACTGTCAAAAGCATCCGCAACCTGCAAGCTCTGGATTTCAGCCAGAGTCATCTGGCTAGAGCTACGGCTGTCGCCAGCAACACGCTTGAAATCACCGTCATGATTGAGGACATAGTGACCGTCTTTGGTCCGTTGAATATCAATCTCAGACCAAGCCACCCCTTCCTCCGCAGCCGCTAAAATACCTGCAATCGTATTTTCAGCACCCAGGTCACCTCCACCACGGTGGGCGACTAAGGCAATCTCACGATTCACACGGAAAATCGTGTCAAAATGCTGCACCAACAAGTAAGCAAAGCAAAAATTTCCTGCCAAGATAAAGAGAATCAAACCGGTCACCCAAAACTTGGTACGCAGGCGAATGGTCGGTAGAATATCCTCCCGCCACTTACTGGCCTTGGTCGAAAGAGGAACCGCTACAGTACGTCCCTCAGCCTCTTCGTAATCATAAAAGGCATCCGTCACTCGATAAATCATCATCGGCGGAAAGAGGAAGGTCAGAAAGCTGACAATATCCACGACTACAAGGAGGATAAACAAGAGATACAAACGACTTTGATTGGTCTGCTCTGCCTGACTGACCAAAACATAGGCAAGTAGGGCTACCAAGGCAACAAGGAGAGGGACAAAGTAGACAAGGCCATTTTTCACAAAAATCCCGACAAGTCGCTTGATGAGCGCTCGACCGTATTTCTTTGTCAAATCAAGAGAGGAGCGAATAGCTGAACCAATCGTTTTCCCACCAATGAGGACATAGTGGAAGGTGAATATCAGTCGATAGCTCAGATAGGTCAAAACCAAGAGTACCCCTGCATAAAGTGACAGGTAAAGAGGATTGGCATAAATCACCGAAGTGATAAAGTTGGGAATCTGGAACTGCTTCATGGGGCCAATGGTGACACCCAAGCCCAAGAGCGGGAAAATCAAGGACACATAGACCATGAGCAATAGACCAGCTGGACTAAAGAGGGACTTGAGGGAGGTCAAGCCCAGCCAGAGCATGTGCCGAGCAGTCATTTCAATCTTTTCTTCCTTTACAAGAGCACTGGTCAAGATAAAGGTGTTGATATCTAAGCCAATCAAAATCACCATCATGACTAGGGTTGCCAAAAGGAAACCAACTCCTTGGAAGCTCAAGAGAAAGGATATATAGTCACCACTGGAAATCCCTGTCCGCCCAGATAAGGCTAAAAAAGTATCAATGGCAAAGGAATACAAGGGATAAATAACCAGAGCCAACAGCCCCTTACTAAGCAATTGGTATTTGGTAAAGAGCCAGACGATCCGACCACGAAAAGCCCAACTGGTTGAAACCTTCTTTCCTGTTTTCATATCTCCTCCGAAAAACATTTTTTGTTATTGTACCATAATTAATATTCTGGAACAATGTCGACTAGAGAGGGCTATTCCCCACAAGAAAAAGGGAGTGGGAAAGAACTCGACTAGTCAAAAAAAGAGTTCGTCTTCCCACCCCCGCACAGTTGATTAGGTCAGATTTGGAGTGTGAAATACGAACAAATCTGCCAATCAACCACTGCGCTGAGATGTTGACACGAACTCTAAGAAGCGAGGCTGGACTTTATGCCCAGCTTCTTTGTCTGTTTTACCAAATAATCACGCGGTCTTCTTTTGCACGCCACATGCCGTCGCCTTCTTGAACGCCAAACGTTTCATGGAATTCATCGAAGTTTGGCAACTGGATGTTGGTGCGTAGGTGACCTGGTGCGTGGACATCCACACTAGCCAACATCTGCATGAACTCAGGACGGGCCTTCATCCGCCAGATGCGAGCAAAGTTGGTGAAAAACTCTTCTGCGGAGAAGTCGTCCTCCGACTTCGCTGCTTCTAAGGCTGCTGCAATCCCACCAAGGTCGGCAATATTTTCTGACACGGTCAATTTACCATTGATTTTGGCACCGTAAGAATCCTGACCCTCAAACTGGTCGATGACCTGCTGGGTACGGGCCTCAAAGGCTGCATAATCTTCCTCTGTCCACCAGTTATTGAGACTACCATTCTCATCAAAGGAGGCACCGTTTGAGTCAAAGGCATGGGAAATCTCGTGGGCAATAACCGCACCGATACCGCCGTAGTTAGCTGATGAAGACTGCTCCAGAGAGTAGAATGGCGCCTGCAAAATGGCTGCTGGAAAGACAATCAAGTTCTTCTGTGGATTGTAGTAGGCGTTGACCATGTGAGCTGGCATGCCCCATTCCTTAATGTCCACAGGCTTGTTCCACTTGCTCCAACCATGAGCGATGTCAATCTTGTTTAGCTCAATGGCATTTTCCACCAAGGACTTGCTTGGGTCAATAATCTTCTTATAATAACGCTCTGGCAAGGCTTCTGGGTAGCCGATGTAAGGCTTGATGACATTAAGTTTGACAATGGCTTTGTCACGCGTCTCTTGAGCCAACCAATCTGCCGTTTCCAAGCGAGATTTATACACCTCAATCATCTTGGCAACCTTGGCTTCCACATCCGCCTTAGCCTCTGGTGAGAATTTTTCCCCTGCATACCAGAGCCCCAAGGCCTGACTAAAGAAACCTTGAGCAAGGTTGTAGGCTGCCTTTTCCCTATTCTGAGCCTGCGGCGTACCAGAAAGGGCACGAGAATAAGCTCCGTCCAAAATCCGAATCTCGTCTGATAGGAAAGAGGTATAGGAACGAGTCGCCGCAAATACCAAACCAGCCTTGAGCAAGTCCCAGTTTTCAGGACTGTAAATCTCATTAGCCGCCTGCCAGAAACGCTCCTCTGGAACGATAATCTTATCAGGCACCTGTCCTAAAAGTTCCTCAAAGAAAGCTGTCAAAGGCAGGTTTGGTACCAAGGCCGCAAATTCTTCCCATTTGTATGGATGATAGAGCTTGGCATACTCTGACCCCTCTTCGTTTGACAGAACATATTTAGCTACAATTGCATCCAAGGCCAAGACCTTATCCAAGAGCTCTGCAATTTCTTCATCGCTGAAACCAAACTTAGGCAAGAGAGCTTCCTGACACTCTCGCCAAGTCTTGAGCAGTGCAGCTCCCTTCTCATGCCCGTCAGCATAGTAGGTCGTATCCGGCAAAATGGTCGCTATGCCATAGGCCCAAAGCACATTGGTCTGGGCATCCATAAAGTCAGGCGACACCCCAAAAGGCATGAAGTTTGGCTTACCTGCCAACTCATATTCTGCCAACTTGCTGGTGAATTCTTCGAAAGAGTTGAGTGCCTTGTACTCTGCAATCAAGGCTTGTGCTGGTTTTGCCCCCAAACGGTCACGGGTTTCATAGTCAGCTACTTGTTTGTGAAAAGCCACAAAGTTTTGCAAAACGCTATCTTCTGGGACATCTTCTCCCGCCAACCAAGCGTTTGTCGTGTCAATCATGAGCTTTTCAATCTCGTCCGCCAGGTCTGAGAAACCACCTGTTCTTGGCTTATCGTCTGGAATCACGGCTGTTTTTGCCCATTCACCATTGACGTATTCGTAAAAATCATCTTGTAAACGTGTCATTGATTTTTCTCCTTTGTCTTTCTTAATGACTATAATAACAAAAAATTCTGACAATTTCACTTATCAGGTGACCATGACCAAGTATTTTTTAGAATAATACTCGAACAAACCACAAGAAGGCTGACAACGGCACAGGTCCCTGACATGGTTAAATCCAGTTGATTGGCCACTAAAAAACCTAGCACAACCGTTAAAATAGCGATACCTTGCCCTAAAAGAAGCAATTGCCAGAAGGATTTGACCCAACGTAGGGCAGCCATACTTGGTGCCACCAAGAAAACAATAACAGTCATCGAGCCAATCGCTTCAAAGGCCAGAACAGTGGTTAAGGAAACTAGAATCAAAATAACCATTTCTAAAATCCTTGTTCGTAAGCCAGACAAACGAGCATGGTTGCTGTCAAATAGGTGCACTTGTAAACGATGGTAAGCCCAAACAAAAAATAGAACAATAACCAACCAAACCAAACTCGACTTGACCAGACTAACAGGGAGTGACCAGGCTAGAACATCCATACGATGGAGCGGAGCAAAAAGTACTTCCCCCTGCAAAACCAGATCCACATCCAAGTGAACATTGCGAGCAAAAAGAGAAATAAGCAAAACCGCCACCGCAAAAAAGAAAGAAAAAACTAGACCTGTTGCGGCATCATGCGCTATCTTTCGACTATGCAGACGGTCAATGGCAAGAACCGATAATAACCCAAACAGACTGGCACCAACTATTAGCAATGGCGAATCCAAACTATGACTAATAAAAAATCCCAGAACAATCCCAAGCAAGACAGAATGCGATAGCGCATCTGCCAACATTGATTGATTTTTTACAACCAGTATCGAGCCGAGCAAGCCACAAGAACTAGCAATAACCATCAAAATGAGTAATACTTCAAACACGACCATTCTCCTTTCTGACATAGGTAACATACACAAATGCAGACAGGGTCAGACCTGTCAGACAGACGATAATAGTCGGTCCGGTCGACAAACCAGATACACTGGAGCTAATCCAGGTCCCTACGAAAGCCGACCCAATTGCAACGATTCCTGCCAGTAACAGACTCTTATGATACGATTTTCCCAGCATCAAGCCAAAGACAGCTGGTGCAATCAAAAAACTACTCATCAAAATAGCTCCGACTAGCTTTAATCCTACTGCAATTAGGCAAATCATCAAAAACATCGTCAACTGCTGCAAGTACCTTACACGAACACCAATAACCCTTGCAAAAGTTTGATCAAACAGATATAGCTTATAGTCTTGATAAAAGAAAGCAAACAATGCCAAAGCCAATAGTGAAATAATTCCGATGAGTATCACATCATCCAGCTGAATAAAGGCTGCCTGTCCAAATAGATAGGTTTGCAATCCAGCTTGGGAAGCCCCTGCAAAGGCTTCATTTCCCTGAATAGCATTTTTCAAGACCATTCCCAAACCAAAGAAAGAAGCAGACACCAATGAAAGGGCATTGACTAGACTGTGACCACCTTTTCGACGCAGCCAATGGACAAGTGCATAAGAAAGGTAGCCTGACAACACTGCTCCTAACAGCAAGTAGAGAGGATGTCGCGACTGAAAAATCATGAAAGAGACAATCACTCCAGGATAAGAAGCATGCCCCAGAGCATCCCCAAGCAAACTCTGTTTAGTAAGAACAGATATACTTCCGATAGTGCTGGCTGCTACAGCTAGGCTGACGGTCCCTAAAGCAACTGTCCAGAAAGAATACTCTTTGAAAACCTCAAACATGACTGCCTCCTTTGGCATTTCCTAAAAACAGCCCATTTCCTATGCCGTAGGTCGCCTGATAATTCTCACTTGTCAAAGTCTCATCCATCGGACCAGAGTCAATCACATGCTTATGAAGCCAGACAAGGTGATCAAAGTAGGCATCCAGCGTCGTTAAGTCATGATGAATGACAATGGAAGTTTTCCCTTCACATTGGAACTCCTTGAGCATATCCATGATCATGATTTCTGTTGCCTGATCAATCCCTGCCAGAGGCTCATCCATAAGATACAATTCTGCTTCTTGTGCCAGGGCTCTGGCTAGAAAGACCCGCTGACGCTGCCCGCCTGAAAGCTGATCAATCTGACGATGGCGTAAATCCGCAATTTTTAACCGTTCTAGAGCCTGCTCAACAATCTGTCTATCAGCCTTAGTCGATCTTCTAAACATTCCCTTACTATGAGCGAAGCGTCCCATCAGAACAATTTCAAAAACTGTTGCAGGAAATTGCCAGTTTACTTGACTGGATTGGGGAATATAGGCTACTTTTTGAGCAATCAACCTCTCTAGACCTGCCTCCTGACCAAGCAAGCGAACCTGCCCTGTGTCAGGTTTTTCCAACCCCAAAATGACCTTGAATAGACTAGACTTCCCAGCACCATTCGGCCCAACAATAGCCGTCCGACTCCCTCTGGGAATCACCAAATTGACATTTTCTAAAGCCATGGTCTGGCTGGCTGAATATGCTAAATTGACATCTTTTAATTCAATGATTGCTGACATATTTCCTCCTATTTTTTAAAATGATATACCTCATTCATACTCAATGAAAATCAAAATCGGACCAACCTACCAAGTTGAGAAAGTCGATAAGATTAAGATACCGTACCAACAAATTGCTGGCAAACCCTATACATCGCTTATTTCAACACATCAGTACATGAATTTGATTTTCGTAGAGCACCAATGCTTCCTTCAATCGTATGTTTATAAATCTGTTAAAAACGGTCCAAAAACGGAAAGAACTCGACCTAGACCGAGTCCTTTTTACTACTCATTTGAAATCCCTATTCACGCACAGACTACTGATGCTGTGAACCAAGATCATCGAGGTCTACAAACAGTATTTCTAGTCAAGGACCTCAATAACTGGTGTGATTTGCTACTAACGCCTATCCTCCCCCAAGCGTTGCCACCTCCAATAGAAAGAGTCCTATACCGCTTGTGCTCGAAACAATTGATTGTCCCTCATATCGGTACCTATCAACTCTATCTTTGGTAATATCTCTAGTCTTCATTGAATAGTAAGTCCGTTGGATTTGTACTATTTCAGATATTTAACCATCAGTTTAACATTATGTTTGTACATGTCGATAAAGGTATCCCCTTCCTCGCCTTCTGGTGCCAAGGAATCTGAGAACAACTCCTTACCTTCGCCAGTAACAACTTCAACCTGACCGCCTTTGGCTTTTACTGCCTCTTGCAATTTCTCCATGCGTTCTGGATTAGTTGTAGACTCTGTAAAGATAGCCTTGATATTATGGTCAATGATTAGGTTAACTGTCTCAATCATGTCACTGTTAGCCACTTCTGAGTCGGTGCTCACGCCTTGAGGAGCATAGAGAGTGAAGTCATAACTAGCAGCAAAGTAATTAAAGGCATCATGTGGTGTTACCAAATAGCGACTTTCTTTTGGAATCACACTTAATTCTTTTTCTACCCAGGCATGCAAATCATCTAGCTGCGCTTGGTATTTTTCTGCATTTTTCTGAATCATCTCAGCTTTAGCAGGTAAGAGTTTTTGTAGTTCCTCTGAAGCTACAGCTACAGCTGACTTGTACAAGGGAATTGAAAACCAGAAGTGCGGATCGACAATCTCTTCTCCATCCTCATCCATCGTATTCAAGTCTTTTGCATTAAAGTTTTTAGAAACAGCTACTCCGGTCTTCTCCAAAGCTTCAACCATTTTACCTTCAAAGTGCAAACCGTGGTAGAGAACAAGGTCAGCCTTTTGTAATTTTGATAAATCACTAGATTTGGCTACGTACAAATGAGGGTCTTCTCCTGCTGGAATCAGCAAATCACGTTCCACCTCATCACCCGCCAACTGATAGACCATGTCATCGAGGAAGGAAGTAGTCACAGCCACTCTTGGCTTACTAGAGCCTTCTGTGGTTTGCGATGGACGACAAGCTCCTAGCCCTATTAGGGACAATAGCAGAGCAAAACTGAACAATATTTTCTTCATATAGGTTCTCCTTTTATTTTTATTAAGCATACCTAACTATATAATTAGATTAAGCTAAAAAATTCATTTTGTCAACTGATTTTTAAATTTTTTGATATAATAGTTTCAGTAGAAAGCGAGTTCTCATGACACCAAACAAAGAAGATTACCTAAAATGTATTTATGAACTGGGTCAATTAGACCAAAAAATTACCAATAAACTCATCGCAGAGAAGATGGCCTTCTCCGCACCAGCCGTTTCCGAAATGCTCAAAAAAATGGTAGCCGAAGAGCTCATTTCTAAGGATACCAAGGCAGGTTATCTCCTCAGCCAAACTGCCCTTGAAATGGTAGCCAGCCTCTATCGCAAACACCGCTTGATTGAGGTATTCTTAGTTGAGCAACTTGGCTACTCTCCAGAAGAAGTACATGAAGAGGCTGAGATTTTAGAACACACCGTTTCAGATCACTTTATCAACCGCCTAGACCTGCTACTGGAACAGCCTCAAACTTGTCCTCACGGGGGAAGCATTCCTCAAGCAGGACAACCGCTCATCGAACGCTACCAGACACGGCTGTCACAGCTAACTGAGACAGGGAACTACCAGCTTGTCCGTATCCATGACTTCTATCAACTCCTTCAGTACTTGGAACAACATGAATTAGCTGTCGGCGACTTACTAACCGTCACAGCCTTCGACCAGTTTGCCCAGACCATCACCATCCAGTACAAGGACAAAGAGCTCGCCATCCCAACAGCCATCGCTCAACAATTATTCATCGAAAAAAGCAATCGCCCAGCCTAATAAGCTGAGCGATTATTTTTTCTTCCAATTACGGATAATAGATCTGGTTGCAAAAAACACTTGCCCTAGGATATATACCAAACCCAAAAAAGAACCTAGATAAAAACAGCCCAAGAGAAAGTGTGGATGAAAGGTTAGAGGTTGCAGGACAAACATGAGAATCCCTACCAAGCCCCACCGCATGCCCCAGGTCATCTTTCTCTGAATCAACCATTCCAGTCTATCTTCTCCAACTGAACTCCTGGTTTCCAGATACTCTTGATTAAGGTCTTGAAAAAATTTTCTCATATTTCTGCCCACCTCTGCACTTGATAGTTAGCAATTATAAAATTGCTGGTTTCCTCTTAGTATACAGGCATTTCCCAAAAATGTCTACTGTCAATTTTTATCCACCAACCTGCACCAAACCAAATAAAATTTGGAGGAATAAAATGGAGGCATTATAGAAGCTATGTGCAAGGATAGTATCCGTCATTCGTCTATTGCACATATACAGACAGCCCAGATAAGCCCCTGTGATAAAGTGACCTAAAAATGCCACTGAAAAGCTCCAAGTATGACAATAGGCAAATAGAAGGGCAGAAAATACGATGACTATTTGAGGATGCTTAGGAAAATACTGGGCTGTCTTTTCTAACAAAATTCCTCTGTAAAGAAATTCTTCTAAAACTGGAGCAAACAAGACAACTGAGAGAGCCATCACCCAAAAATTGTCCGAATTTAACTGATTGACTATATCCAAGGCGTTAGAATCACTAGGGCTAAGACCCAAATACTGCCAAAGGAGGTTCAGGCCAGTTTCTCCAGTAAATACCAGTGCTGTCATTCCGACTATTTTTAAAACATTCAGCTT
Encoded here:
- a CDS encoding leucine--tRNA ligase, encoding MRFYNHKEIEPKWQEFWAKNHTFKTGTDADKPNFYALDMFPYPSGAGLHVGHPEGYTATDILSRYKRAQGYNVLHPMGWDAFGLPAEQYAMDTGNDPADFTAENIANFKRQINALGFSYDWDREVNTTDPNYYKWTQWIFTKLYEKGLAYEAEVPVNWVEELGTAIANEEVLPDGTSERGGYPVVRKPMRQWMLKITAYAERLLNDLDDVDWPESIKDMQRNWIGKSTGANVTFKIKDTDKDFTVFTTRPDTLFGATYAVLAPEHDLVDSITSAEQAEAVAEYKRQASLKSDLARTDLAKDKTGVWTGAYAINPVNNKEIPIWIADYVLASYGTGAIMAVPAHDERDWEFAKQFGLDIIPVLEGGNVEEAPYTEDGAHINSDFLDGLNKEEAIAQMVAWLEENGVGQEKISYRLRDWLFSRQRYWGEPIPIIHWEDGTSTAVPENELPLVLPKTSDIKPSGTGESPLANLTDWLEVVREDGVKGRRETNTMPQWAGSSWYYLRYIDPHNDEKLADEELLKAWLPVDIYIGGAEHAVLHLLYARFWHKFLYDIGVVPTKEPFQKLFNQGMILGTSYRDSRGALVATDKVEKRDGSFFHIETGEELEQAPAKMSKSLKNVVNPDDVVEQFGADTLRVYEMFMGPLDASIAWSEEGLEGSRKFLDRVYRLLTTKELVAENSGALDKVYNETVKTVTEHIEDLKFNTAIAQLMIFVNAANKEDKLYVEYAKGFVQLIAPFAPHLAEELWQGLANTGQSISYVAWPTYDESKLVESEVEIVVQIKGKVKARLTVAKDLAPAELEKVALADEKVQAEIAGQTVVKVISVPNKLVNIVVK
- a CDS encoding endonuclease encodes the protein MNTLTLKDLFHFSDEALPKVKLRFHVWEGSVDYTKSYYLADKEQVNNWNIFYNPEGKNYFRVGEIVINFIKVGHNKWLLTTVKEITEQLPVISGKSYEGKVQEEFAAYFDRLIIDFKVGISTVRYFERSAKDIVIRELLPTPWTGDDFPGYDNIRLSYYQLDSIFRLQKQDWLTALGNQKAVYLLTDRQTGKHYVGSATGDSGMLLSRWQSYVNNGHGGNKELRQLIKDEGFDYIKTNFQYSLLENYNGKVDDHLILAREAWWKETLRTRVFGYNAN
- a CDS encoding glycosyltransferase, with protein sequence MKTGKKVSTSWAFRGRIVWLFTKYQLLSKGLLALVIYPLYSFAIDTFLALSGRTGISSGDYISFLLSFQGVGFLLATLVMMVILIGLDINTFILTSALVKEEKIEMTARHMLWLGLTSLKSLFSPAGLLLMVYVSLIFPLLGLGVTIGPMKQFQIPNFITSVIYANPLYLSLYAGVLLVLTYLSYRLIFTFHYVLIGGKTIGSAIRSSLDLTKKYGRALIKRLVGIFVKNGLVYFVPLLVALVALLAYVLVSQAEQTNQSRLYLLFILLVVVDIVSFLTFLFPPMMIYRVTDAFYDYEEAEGRTVAVPLSTKASKWREDILPTIRLRTKFWVTGLILFILAGNFCFAYLLVQHFDTIFRVNREIALVAHRGGGDLGAENTIAGILAAAEEGVAWSEIDIQRTKDGHYVLNHDGDFKRVAGDSRSSSQMTLAEIQSLQVADAFDSSRPAQPVPTIEEVIEASKGKIGLFIELKGKTADKQMVDDIVAMVKAYGVEEEVALLSLDYKLITYIEETYPEMVSGYLYYFSIGQTEDLQGDYLIMEEAEASPEKVADLKAQGKKVIVWTVNTEESIQRFVNSEVDGIITDYVLDVKAGIKARDERTDFEVIVDSVLGE
- a CDS encoding endopeptidase; translated protein: MTRLQDDFYEYVNGEWAKTAVIPDDKPRTGGFSDLADEIEKLMIDTTNAWLAGEDVPEDSVLQNFVAFHKQVADYETRDRLGAKPAQALIAEYKALNSFEEFTSKLAEYELAGKPNFMPFGVSPDFMDAQTNVLWAYGIATILPDTTYYADGHEKGAALLKTWRECQEALLPKFGFSDEEIAELLDKVLALDAIVAKYVLSNEEGSEYAKLYHPYKWEEFAALVPNLPLTAFFEELLGQVPDKIIVPEERFWQAANEIYSPENWDLLKAGLVFAATRSYTSFLSDEIRILDGAYSRALSGTPQAQNREKAAYNLAQGFFSQALGLWYAGEKFSPEAKADVEAKVAKMIEVYKSRLETADWLAQETRDKAIVKLNVIKPYIGYPEALPERYYKKIIDPSKSLVENAIELNKIDIAHGWSKWNKPVDIKEWGMPAHMVNAYYNPQKNLIVFPAAILQAPFYSLEQSSSANYGGIGAVIAHEISHAFDSNGASFDENGSLNNWWTEEDYAAFEARTQQVIDQFEGQDSYGAKINGKLTVSENIADLGGIAAALEAAKSEDDFSAEEFFTNFARIWRMKARPEFMQMLASVDVHAPGHLRTNIQLPNFDEFHETFGVQEGDGMWRAKEDRVIIW
- a CDS encoding metal ABC transporter permease, yielding MFEVLLILMVIASSCGLLGSILVVKNQSMLADALSHSVLLGIVLGFFISHSLDSPLLIVGASLFGLLSVLAIDRLHSRKIAHDAATGLVFSFFFAVAVLLISLFARNVHLDVDLVLQGEVLFAPLHRMDVLAWSLPVSLVKSSLVWLVIVLFFVWAYHRLQVHLFDSNHARLSGLRTRILEMVILILVSLTTVLAFEAIGSMTVIVFLVAPSMAALRWVKSFWQLLLLGQGIAILTVVLGFLVANQLDLTMSGTCAVVSLLVVCSSIILKNTWSWSPDK